From the Leptolyngbya sp. O-77 genome, one window contains:
- a CDS encoding DUF1822 family protein, translating into MRHSTELSDYEFEPLQPTTVALSPAAVDWAAQICQQVPPEQQWMTFLRALALGGVQQWLEDGVSGLTLTYDPAQPPGLHVQGTVHGFRLCIVPQGTLSDGQVPIPQPTLEDVQGFAHLYLLVEVREEVDQVTILGGLRRDRLLTQRDALTLNDNGTYTVPVAFFDTAPEEILLYLNCLDPAQLETVGQLPQAASPTQEMTQEAINVWRWLGDRLDTLSNTVTSTLTWALLPPLAMSPALRSSHGPAETLATVLRQLEPAGVMIPATARGAYTDLQRAGVPLRLCALTWTHLEGSQPEWCLLLVLGPTLGEQILPGTRLVVRDAEKILADSTLSPISGANHLYAQVFGTWEEAFRVSVTLPDGSTLSWPPFVFHPEA; encoded by the coding sequence ATGCGCCATTCCACCGAACTCTCAGACTATGAGTTTGAACCGCTGCAACCGACCACGGTGGCCCTGTCTCCTGCTGCGGTGGACTGGGCAGCGCAGATTTGCCAGCAGGTGCCTCCAGAGCAGCAGTGGATGACGTTTTTGCGAGCGCTGGCGCTGGGGGGGGTGCAGCAGTGGCTTGAAGACGGCGTGTCAGGCTTGACGCTGACCTACGACCCCGCCCAGCCGCCGGGTTTGCATGTGCAGGGAACGGTGCATGGGTTTCGCCTGTGTATTGTGCCCCAGGGAACCCTCAGCGATGGCCAGGTGCCCATTCCCCAACCCACGCTGGAGGATGTCCAGGGGTTTGCTCACCTGTATCTGCTAGTGGAGGTGCGAGAAGAGGTCGATCAGGTGACGATTCTCGGCGGTCTGCGGCGCGATCGCCTGCTAACCCAGCGAGACGCGCTGACCCTCAACGACAACGGCACTTATACCGTTCCCGTGGCATTCTTCGACACGGCTCCTGAGGAAATTCTGCTTTACCTCAACTGCCTAGACCCGGCCCAGTTGGAAACGGTGGGTCAACTGCCCCAAGCCGCTTCCCCAACCCAGGAGATGACTCAGGAGGCGATTAATGTGTGGCGCTGGCTGGGCGATCGCCTCGACACGCTATCCAACACCGTCACTAGCACCCTGACCTGGGCGCTGCTGCCGCCGCTGGCGATGTCCCCTGCGCTGCGGTCGAGCCACGGCCCGGCTGAAACCCTGGCCACTGTGCTACGTCAGCTAGAACCGGCGGGGGTGATGATTCCTGCCACGGCCCGGGGAGCCTATACAGATTTGCAACGGGCGGGCGTGCCCCTGCGCCTTTGTGCCCTCACCTGGACGCATCTGGAAGGCTCCCAGCCGGAATGGTGTTTGCTGTTGGTGCTGGGGCCGACCCTCGGTGAACAGATCTTGCCGGGAACTCGTCTGGTGGTGCGCGATGCCGAAAAAATCCTGGCAGATAGCACCCTTTCCCCTATCTCTGGCGCAAACCACCTGTATGCTCAGGTTTTCGGCACCTGGGAGGAAGCCTTCCGGGTTTCCGTTACCCTGCCGGATGGGTCTACTCTAAGCTGGCCGCCCTTTGTATTTCATCCCGAAGCATGA